The proteins below come from a single Caulobacter segnis ATCC 21756 genomic window:
- a CDS encoding RNA-binding protein — MTDQTNPKTHAEASRQRKDIVLGEATDEARLIRFVAGPDGAVVPDLARKLPGRGVWVGADRDSVSTAAKKGLFSRAAKMKLTAAPDLADQVEALLARRVLEGLGLARKAGVIISGYEKVVAALATGKVAWLIEASDGAEDGRRKILAAARRAPTPPRLLGAFSSDELGLALGGENVIHTALLAGRGLDRWTLDVERLSGFRPLSPTEWTARERGEG; from the coding sequence ATGACCGACCAGACCAACCCCAAGACCCACGCCGAGGCCAGCCGCCAGCGCAAGGACATCGTCCTTGGCGAGGCGACCGACGAGGCGCGCCTGATCCGCTTCGTGGCGGGGCCGGACGGGGCTGTGGTCCCGGACCTGGCGCGCAAGCTGCCCGGTCGCGGGGTCTGGGTCGGGGCCGATCGGGACTCAGTCTCGACCGCCGCCAAGAAGGGTCTTTTCTCGCGCGCGGCCAAGATGAAGCTGACGGCCGCGCCGGACCTCGCCGATCAGGTCGAGGCCTTGCTGGCGCGACGTGTTCTGGAGGGCCTGGGCCTTGCGCGGAAGGCTGGCGTCATTATCTCGGGATACGAGAAGGTGGTCGCCGCCCTGGCAACGGGTAAGGTGGCCTGGCTGATCGAGGCGTCGGACGGCGCCGAGGACGGTCGCCGCAAGATCCTCGCCGCCGCCCGCAGGGCCCCCACGCCGCCCCGTTTGCTGGGCGCGTTCAGTTCGGACGAATTGGGTTTGGCCTTGGGCGGGGAGAATGTGATACACACGGCGCTCCTTGCTGGGCGTGGCCTGGATCGCTGGACTTTGGACGTCGAGCGTTTATCAGGCTTCCGCCCGCTCTCACCGACCGAATGGACGGCGAGGGAGCGCGGGGAGGGCTAG